A region of Chiloscyllium plagiosum isolate BGI_BamShark_2017 chromosome 37, ASM401019v2, whole genome shotgun sequence DNA encodes the following proteins:
- the LOC122541187 gene encoding histone H1-like → MTDISHKVEDVADLSVDKAIARKKKQYPPPRSQQRRKKTGPTVTQRILQVAAATKERRGISLAALKKALSAKGYDVSRNNTRVNQTVKNLVRKGSLVQTAGIGASGSFRFNRSRTRADTPALALGGPGAQGGGSVPAALAKEESGGSAASVPKKISATKATAASSKRSTQAKASATKKGRGAAATRRRKAAPAKPRKAAPSARRKLKATARRANRGRAGGAARLYKSKPFRLGAGRKVKPSGANVRRRQPPGGKPKRPVGRPRKYPPFVGKRSFYARR, encoded by the coding sequence ATGACCGACATCAGCCACAAGGTGGAAGACGTGGCGGACCTGAGCGTCGACAAGGCGATCGCCCGCAAGAAGAAGCAGTACCCGCCGCCCCGCTCCCAGCAGCGCCGTAAGAAGACGGGCCCCACCGTCACCCAGCGCATCCTGCAGGTCGCCGCCGCCACCAAAGAGCGGCGGGGCATCTCGCTGGCCGCCCTCAAGAAGGCTCTCTCGGCCAAGGGCTACGACGTGAGCCGCAACAACACGCGGGTCAACCAGACGGTGAAGAACCTGGTCCGCAAGGGCTCCTTGGTGCAGACGGCGGGCATCGGCGCCTCGGGCTCGTTCCGCTTCAACCGCTCCCGCACCCGCGCCGACACTCCCGCGCTGGCCTTGGGGGGCCCGGGGGCACAGGGAGGCGGCAGCGTCCCCGCCGCCTTGGCCAAGGAGGAGTCCGGCGGCAGCGCCGCCTCCGTCCCCAAGAAGATCTCGGCGACCAAAGCTACGGCGGCCTCGTCCAAGAGATCGACCCAGGCCAAGGCTTCGGCCACCAAGAAGGGGCGGGGGGCGGCCGCCACCAGGAGGCGGAAGGCGGCGCCTGCCAAACCCAGGAAGGCAGCGCCGTCGGCTCGCCGCAAGCTCAAGGCCACCGCCCGGCGAGCCAACCGCGGCAGAGCCGGCGGGGCGGCCCGTCTTTACAAGAGCAAGCCGTTCCGCCTCGGTGCCGGCCGAAAGGTCAAGCCGTCCGGGGCGAACGTGCGGCGCCGGCAGCCGCCCGGAGGCAAGCCCAAGCGGCCGGTAGGTCGCCCGAGAAAATACCCGCCCTTCGTGGGCAAGAGAAGCTTCTACGCCCGGCGGTAA